The window GGACCAATAAGAAAACAGTGTACTATTTGTATAACATGAAGAGTAATAGGTAAACGTTCTGATTATGGATTCAAAGTAAAAATAGGGTGTCCAAAAAGGCTGTGTATCTCCTCTTACTAATTCGTAGGCACGTGCTTCAAAATCTGGCTCATCACCAAATGGAAAAAGATAAAGCCTACCTATTACTAAAAAAAAGATAAAAAAGAAAACTGAACGTATTCCAAGCTTTGAAACCAACATATTTATACTCCGGTTAATTTTTGATACAGTTTTCTATATCTCTCTGCGTTTTTCTTGTAGTCAAATAAATCTTTTGCTACATTACTACGTTCTATTTCTTTACCATCGTTGATATATCGGCTGATATTTTCTACGCTGAGTTCTTCAAACGTTTTTGGACTATAGGTAATTCCAAGATCATATTTATTTGTTAAGACTGATGCCCCACCACATTCTTTATTTACTATGACAGGGATACCCATGGCCGTAAATTCTACAGTTTTAGTTCCAAGGATACTGTAACCTACAGCATCTTCATAAGATGAAGTGGACTTGCGATAAGGTAATAAGCCGAAACTCACATCAGAAAGTGCGGCTTTCAATTCGTTGGTATTTTTTGTAGAAGTCAGTGTAATTTCGTTTTCAGGAATTTCTGCAAAAACTTCTTTTATGGCTTCGTGCGATGATGTTGTAATGATTTTCAGCTTACAATTGGGTGTTTTCTTTCGTAATTCTGTATACAGCTCCAACAAATCAGTTGTGGTATGCCACGTTGCCTGAGTTAATGCACCAAGATAACAATAGACTACTTCATCCTTTGAACTACTTGAAGTAGAATTCAGGTTTTCGGTATCTACACTTAAATATATCTTTTCTATTGACTTCACCCCAATTTCTTCATAAGATTGAGCCATGGTATCTGAAACTGCTATGGTAACATCCGATTCGGCCAAAAGCTGCTTTTCCATTTTTTTTAAAAATAAATAGTTCTTATTGGGCTGGGTATATTTGTTTTTAAGCGCATATTCCTCCGGAAAAAGCCCTCTGGCATCAAATATAATTTTATAATTAAGATTATATTTTTTCTTTATTTTCACTGCCAACCACGCTGCACCATAACCTCTGCAATGTATAATATCCGGTTTTATGGATATTAAATGTTTGGAAAGAAAAGATTCTGCTCCGTGAAATAAAAATTTAAATAAGAATCTGTGCATATATGCTACAGACTGCACTGCAAAAATAGGAGTACTTATAAATTTTATTTTACCTAATTTCTGTTTAACTTTTTGAATTTCCTCTTTATATTGACCTTTTTCCCGAATGTGC of the Chryseobacterium aureum genome contains:
- a CDS encoding glycosyltransferase family 4 protein; this encodes MKVCYLTWGETPRSYGVFGSQVLGQFVANTDEIENGSFYFISGVPVIHSGHIREKGQYKEEIQKVKQKLGKIKFISTPIFAVQSVAYMHRFLFKFLFHGAESFLSKHLISIKPDIIHCRGYGAAWLAVKIKKKYNLNYKIIFDARGLFPEEYALKNKYTQPNKNYLFLKKMEKQLLAESDVTIAVSDTMAQSYEEIGVKSIEKIYLSVDTENLNSTSSSSKDEVVYCYLGALTQATWHTTTDLLELYTELRKKTPNCKLKIITTSSHEAIKEVFAEIPENEITLTSTKNTNELKAALSDVSFGLLPYRKSTSSYEDAVGYSILGTKTVEFTAMGIPVIVNKECGGASVLTNKYDLGITYSPKTFEELSVENISRYINDGKEIERSNVAKDLFDYKKNAERYRKLYQKLTGV